A single window of Aspergillus puulaauensis MK2 DNA, chromosome 5, nearly complete sequence DNA harbors:
- a CDS encoding DUF803 domain membrane protein (COG:S;~EggNog:ENOG410PFV6;~InterPro:IPR008521;~PFAM:PF05653;~TransMembrane:9 (o6-30i51-72o78-97i104-123o135-160i172-194o206-223i244-264o270-289i);~go_component: GO:0016021 - integral component of membrane [Evidence IEA];~go_function: GO:0015095 - magnesium ion transmembrane transporter activity [Evidence IEA];~go_process: GO:0015693 - magnesium ion transport [Evidence IEA]), which produces MISEKYIGLLLAILSTMAIGTSFVITKIGLNHATERHGFEGEGFSYLKSPTWWAGVSILAIGEAANFAAYAFAPAILVTPLGALSVLIGAVLGSYFLKERLGVLGKLGCAMCLLGSVVIVLHAPPDQPVETIDEILHYALQPGFLVYCLAVAIFASLMIYRVAPLYGKRNPLIYISICSTVGSVSVMSVKAFGIALKLSLGGHNQFSHASTYVFLIVTVFCILTQMNYFNKALNEFSTSIVNPLYYVTFTTATLCASFILFKGFNTTDAVNTISLLCGFLIIFSGVYLLNISRHDPDGQLLNSKFDEEGVPTDGIAGFQTRRSMQARRSHEPHRRSSSSVAFLNGHGDREGLIHSYDVENQNIGLSELAEESDGEPGPTYKGQEVDHTSQQRKKHDDQ; this is translated from the exons ATGATTTCAGAAAA GTATATCGGCCTTTTACTGGCCATCTTATCAACAATGGCTATTG GCACAAGTTTCGTCATCACGAAAATA GGTTTGAATCATGCGACAGAACGACATGGgtttgaaggagaaggattTTCATATTTGAAGAGTCCGACGTGGTGGGCCGGAGTCAGTATCT TGGCTATCGGAGAAGCCGCCAACTTTGCCGCATATGCATTCGCACCCGCTATTTTGGTTACACCGTTGGGTGCGCTAAGTGTCCTAATCGG CGCCGTTCTAGGGTCCTATTTCCTCAAAGAAAGACTTGGTGTCTTGGGGAAGCTGGGCTGTGCCATGTGTTTACTGGGTTCAGTCGTCATTGTTTTACATGCGCCACCGGACCAGCCAGTCGAAACGATTGATGAGATTTTGCACTATGCGCTTCAACCTG GCTTTTTGGTCTATTGCCTTGCAGTCGCTATCTTTGCCTCCCTGATGATCTACCGTGTCGCACCATTATATGGGAAGAGGAATCCTCTAATTTACATCTCGATCTGCTCCACCGTTGGCTCCGTCTCCGTCATGTCCGTAAAGGCTTTCGGAATTGCCTTGAAACTCAGTCTCGGAGGGCACAACCAGTTCAGTCATGCGTCGACATACGTTTTCCTCATTGTCACGGTTTTTTGCATTCTCACACAGATGAACTATTTCAACAAGGCATTGAACGAGTTCTCGACCTCGAT TGTCAATCCCTTGTATTATGTCACATTTACGACTGCTACGCTCTGCGCCTCTTTCATCCTGTTCAAAGGATTCAACACAACCGATGCCGTGAACACCATTTCGCTACTCTGCGGCTTCCTTATTATCTTCTCCGGGGTATATCTCTTGAACATCTCCCGGCATGACCCAGACGGACAACTGCTCAACTCGAagtttgatgaggaaggggttCCCACAGATGGCATTGCAGGGTTCCAAACGCGTCGATCAATGCAGGCGCGTAGAAGCCACGAACCGCACCGCcgcagctcttccagcgtCGCCTTCCTGAACGGCCATGGTGATCGTGAAGGACTTATTCACTCTTACGATGTCGAGAATCAAAATATTGGCTTATCGGAACTGGCCGAGGAGAGTGACGGGGAGCCCGGCCCTACCTACAAAGGCCAGGAGGTAGATCACACGTCGCAGCAACGGAAGAAACACGACGATCAATAG